One stretch of Lachnospiraceae bacterium oral taxon 096 DNA includes these proteins:
- the rplV gene encoding 50S ribosomal protein L22, which yields MAKGHRSQFKRERNAVKDKRPSAKLSYARVPVQKACFVLDAIRGKNIAEALAIVTYNPRYASSVIEKLLSSAVANAENNNHMDPERLYVAECFASDGPIMKRVKPRAQGRAYRIEKRMSNITVILDER from the coding sequence ATGGCTAAAGGACATAGATCCCAGTTTAAGAGAGAAAGAAATGCAGTAAAGGATAAGAGACCGTCTGCAAAGCTTTCTTATGCTAGAGTACCAGTGCAGAAGGCATGTTTTGTTTTGGATGCAATTCGTGGAAAGAATATTGCTGAGGCATTGGCTATCGTAACATACAATCCTAGATATGCTTCAAGCGTTATCGAGAAGTTATTAAGTTCAGCTGTTGCAAATGCTGAGAATAACAATCATATGGACCCAGAGAGACTTTATGTTGCAGAGTGCTTCGCAAGCGATGGTCCAATTATGAAGAGAGTAAAACCAAGAGCACAGGGTAGAGCTTATAGAATTGAGAAGAGAATGAGCAATATCACTGTAATACTTGACGAAAGATAA
- the rpsS gene encoding 30S ribosomal protein S19, with amino-acid sequence MSRSLKKGPFADASLLKKVDEMNKSNDKSVIKTWSRRSTIFPQMLGHTIAVHDGRKHVPVYVTEDMVGHKLGEFVATRTYRGHKGDDKKAAR; translated from the coding sequence ATGTCACGTTCACTTAAAAAGGGACCATTCGCAGATGCGAGTTTATTAAAGAAAGTCGATGAGATGAACAAGAGCAATGATAAGAGTGTTATCAAGACTTGGTCTCGTCGTTCTACAATCTTCCCACAGATGTTAGGCCACACAATCGCAGTTCATGATGGCAGAAAGCATGTTCCAGTATATGTTACAGAGGATATGGTTGGACATAAGCTTGGTGAGTTCGTAGCGACAAGAACTTACAGAGGTCATAAGGGCGACGATAAGAAGGCAGCAAGATAA